The Arctopsyche grandis isolate Sample6627 chromosome 10, ASM5162203v2, whole genome shotgun sequence genome window below encodes:
- the LOC143918448 gene encoding arrestin domain-containing protein 3-like translates to MELNNCSIKFDNRPNGVFYCGETVTGTVNLILERNKICKALMLKISGESKCGWSEVQGTGKNRKTIYFSGNEIYFTSHNNLMADQHMQTGMSDLLAGSHTFKFTIILPSNLPSSCEGMYGYVRYTAAVTLIRPSRIDLSFKILFTVLSHADLNLMHSIHLSVLNESLKNFYFLCLSKGTLLMTIQIPSSGFVSGQCIPVICNLKNNSKIKIESVKIGLVKTILFTATYPYTNQRMQISKVSRCSGGGADCGEEKSFELPLCVPALPPSSFMTSSIVEVKYDLTATAVVSGFRANLKSITPIIIGTIPIHTNYQGIVEQSTSSYDPSGPPAYESMPPTYEEVLVEKRMEETHEEWDRSSDFSPKYPVYKFNTT, encoded by the exons ATGGAGCTAAATAATTGTAGTATTAAATTTGACAATCGTCCAAATGGTGTATTTTATTGTGGTGAAACGGTCACAGGAACGGTTAACTTGATATTAGagagaaataaaatatgtaaag ctttaatgttaaaaatatctGGAGAGTCCAAATGTGGTTGGTCTGAAGTACAAGGAACAGGAAAAAATCGTAAAACAATTTACTTTTCtggaaatgaaatatatttcacGTCACACAACAACTTAATGGCTGATCAGCATatgcaaa cGGGTATGTCAGATCTACTTGCGGGTAGCCATACTTTCAAGTTTACAATTATTCTACCGTCAAATCTGCCATCATCTTGTGAGGGTATGTATGGATATGTGAGATACACAGCAGCAGTAACACTGATACGACCTTCTAGAATTGATCTCAGTTTTAAAATTCTGTTCACCGTCCTCTCGCATGCTGATCTCAACCTGATGCACAGCATACAT CTGTCTGTTTTAAATGAATCTTTGAagaatttttactttttgtgtttgtCAAAAGGAACATTATTAATGACAATACAAATTCCATCATCTGGTTTTGTTTCCGGGCAATGTATAccggttatttgtaatttaaaaaataatagcaaaatcaaaattgaaagtGTAAAAATTGGATTGgttaaa ACAATTTTATTTACCGCCACGTATCCTTACACAAATCAAAGGATGCAAATCTCGAAAGTATCGCGCTGCTCAGGTGGCGGAGCTGACTGTGGAGAAGAAAAATCTTTTGAATTGCCTCTTTGTGTGCCAGCATTACCTCCATCTAGCTTTATGACATCCTCAATAGTTGAAGTTAAATACGATCTAACA GCTACTGCTGTTGTATCAGGATTTCGCGCTAATTTGAAATCCATAACACCAATAATAATTGGAACTATTCCTATACACACAAATTATCAAGGAATTGTGGAACAATCAACGTCATCGTATGATCCCAGTGGACCTCCTGCTTATGAATcga TGCCTCCCACTTATGAAGAAGTATTAGTAGAGAAAAGAATGGAAGAGACTCACGAGGAATGGGATCGTAGCAGTGATTTTTCTCCGAAGTATCcagtttataaatttaataccacTTGa
- the LOC143917728 gene encoding arrestin domain-containing protein 2-like, whose translation MSLKKCSIIFNNRSQNVYYNGENVSGFVSLVLDKKKKCQALTVRVSGETNCKWMENYGSGKTKRQTEFTGREIYLDFNMDLISPQANNEQVELMAGKHDYGFSFILPQNLPSSFEGTYGCVRYTMQVIYKRLNYPDQFYKIAFMVITNINLNSLSYVRLPIKHVSSKDFHFLLASMGTLKITIESPVSGYVPGQKIPIKCYLQNLSKVNIEEVKISLVQITTFQTTCPQSNQKVESKNVAQCKNDGVAKEEEKIIIISLKIPVIPPSTFLTCSIIEVKYELKFLVTGSGVHGSKKFSVPITIGTVPFSPFQDQGTSSRDPTAPPAYTDIVAPSYEEVVVEKRMKGKYEEWDYSPNFVPRYPVYKYSTNEPEPEIIKTSAVDNIVESIKNTECGRSHWHWDKYQRIEDMRLLKMFIYKCSKTKHILGYVSKVRCESLPG comes from the exons ATGTCATTAAAAAAGTGCAGTATAATTTTCAACAACCGTTCCCAAAACGTTTACTATAATGGAGAGAATGTGTCTGGATTTGTCAGTTTGGTACtcgataaaaagaaaaaatgtcaag cgCTCACAGTGAGAGTATCTGGAGAAACTAACTGCAAATGGATGGAAAACTATGGTAGCGGTAAAACAAAAAGACAGACAGAGTTTACGGGAAGAGAAATATATTTGGATTTTAATATGGATTTGATATCTCCACAAGCTAATA aTGAGCAAGTGGAGCTTATGGCAGGAAAGCATGATTATGGATTTTCATTTATACTTCCCCAAAATCTGCCATCATCGTTTGAAGGCACTTATGGCTGTGTACGATACACTATGCAAGTTATCTACAAAAGATTAAACTATCCAGACCAATTTTACAAAATTGCTTTTATGGTTATCACAAATATTAATCTCAACTCTCTGTCTTATGTCCGT ttaCCTATCAAACACGTATCATcgaaagattttcattttttgctTGCAAGCATGGGAACTTTAAAGATAACAATCGAGTCTCCAGTTTCTGGCTACGTTCCAGGGCAGAAAATACCTATAAAATGTTATCTACAAAACTTATCCAAAGTGAATATTGAAGAAGTTAAAATTTCTCTAGTGCAA ATAACCACATTTCAAACCACATGTCCTCAAAGTAATCAAAAGGTAGAATCAAAAAATGTAGCTCAATGCAAAAATGATGGTGTTgcgaaagaagaagaaaaaattattatcatatcttTGAAAATACCTGTTATACCACCATCGACTTTTCTCACGTGTTCTATTATTGAAGTTAAATACGAACTTAag tttcTTGTGACGGGATCAGGAGTTCATGGTAGTAAGAAATTCAGTGTTCCCATTACGATTGGCACCGTACCTTTCAGCCCATTTCAAGATCAAGGAACATCATCCAGAGATCCTACAGCACCTCCAGCATACACAGACAtag ttGCTCCATCATATGAAGAAGTCGTTGTTGAGAAGAGGATGAAAGGAAAATATGAAGAGTGGGACTATTCTCCAAATTTTGTTCCCAGATATCCCGtttataaatattcaacaaACGAACCTGAACcagaaataattaaaacttcTGCAGTAGACAATATTGTCGAGTCAATAAAAAACACTGaa tgtggacgtagccattggCATTGGGATAAATATCAAAGGATTGAAGATATGAGACtcttaaaaatgtttatttataaatgtagtaAAACGAAACATATACTCGGATATGTATCTAAAGTTCGGTGTGAATCACTACCAGGATAA
- the LOC143918149 gene encoding arrestin domain-containing protein 2-like isoform X2 gives MLKISGKAHCSWTESRGSGKHRRTVRYSGHQQYFTTLNNLMAEQHMQTGTSDLTAGDHKFNFAIILPSDLPSSCEGYYGYVRYTAKITLKRSFKMDLCYKTLFTVVSHIDLNGMPSLKLPILNETKKNFYFFCAKKGTLYMTIQMPFSGFVSGQYIPLTCNLKNDSKVKIECVKAGLIKTIEYTATSPLTKTKTETLKVARRVSDGVGRGEEKTVDLSLYVPALPPSSFMTSYVIEVKYELIITAVVSGMHSDLKSTIPVTIGTVPIRTNYQTTIEQSTSSYDPSAPPAYNELMPPSYEEVEVEKRMEESYEEWDHSNEFSPRYPVYNFSIEKEKEK, from the exons ATGTTAAAAATATCAGGTAAGGCCCATTGTAGCTGGACTGAATCACGTGGATCTGGAAAACATCGTAGAACAGTTCGTTACTCCGGACATCAACAATATTTCACAACGTTAAATAACTTGATGGCAGAACAGCATATGCAga cagGCACATCGGATCTAACTGCAGGCGATCACAAATTCaattttgcaattattttaCCATCAGATTTACCGTCATCTTGTGAGGGCTATTATGGATATGTACGCTACACTGCCAAAATTACTCTTAAGAGATCATTCAAAATGGATCTGTGCTACAAAACTTTATTTACAGTTGTGTCGCACATTGATCTCAATGGAATGCCCAGCCTAAAG CTGCCTATCTTAAATGAAACTAAGaagaatttttactttttttgcgCTAAAAAGGGAACGTTGTATATGACAATACAAATGCCCTTTTCAGGATTTGTTTCCGGACAGTATATACCACTTACgtgcaatttaaaaaatgatagtAAAGTCAAAATTGAATGCGTGAAAGCAGGATTGATCAAA ACAATTGAATATACTGCCACATCTCCATTAACAAAAACGAAAACGGAAACTTTAAAGGTAGCTCGCCGCGTAAGTGATGGAGTTGGTCGTGGAGAGGAAAAAACTGTTGACTTATCATTGTATGTCCCAGCGTTACCTCCTTCTAGTTTCATGACGTCATATGTAATAGAAGTCAAATATGAATTAATA ATTACAGCTGTTGTCTCGGGTATGCACAGTGATTTGAAATCCACTATCCCTGTCACAATTGGAACAGTTCCCATACGCACGAATTATCAAACAACCATAGAACAATCAACATCGTCGTATGATCCCAGTGCACCTCCCGCTTACAATGAATTGA TGCCTCCCTCTTATGAAGAAGTAGAAGTTGAAAAGAGAATGGAAGAGAGTTACGAAGAGTGGGATCATAGCAACGAATTTTCTCCAAGATATCCAGTTTATAATTTTAGTATTGAAAAAGAGAAAGAGAAATGA
- the LOC143918145 gene encoding arrestin domain-containing protein 3-like, whose translation MSLKKCSIIFDRPHAVYYSGETITGTVNLTLDKNKLCNALMINLLGMAHCSWSETEGTGDDEKTVTYTGNEQYFTTSNNLMAEQHMQTGTSDLIAGDHKFNFTIILPSALPSSYEGYYGYVRYTAKITLKRSFKMDLCYKTIFTVVSHIDLNGMPTLKLPILNETQKNFYFFCVKKGTLYMTVQIPFSGFVSGQYMPVTCNLKNDSKVKIECVKAGLIKTIVYTATHPLTKTKTETWKVARRESDGVGRGEEKTVDLTLHVPVLPPSSFKTSSVIKVKYELIITAVVSGMHSNLKSITPIIIGTIPIHSNYQTYIEQPTSSYDPSAPPAYNEMMPPSYEEAAVDKRMKESHEEWDHSNEFSPRYPVYNFDVEKKKEI comes from the exons ATGTCATTGAAAAAGTGTAGTATTATATTTGATCGCCCACATGCAGTATATTACAGTGGAGAAACTATAACAGGAACTGTTAACTTGACGTTAGACAAAAATAAACTATGTAATG CTTTAATGATAAATTTATTAGGTATGGCCCATTGTAGCTGGTCTGAAACAGAAGGAACTGGAGACGATGAAAAAACAGTTACTTACACTGGAAATGAACAATATTTCACAACATCAAATAACTTGATGGCAGAACAGCATATGCAga cgGGCACATCGGATCTAATTGCAGGCGAtcacaaattcaattttacaattattttaccATCTGCTTTACCGTCATCTTATGAGGGCTATTATGGATATGTACGCTACACTGCCAAAATTACTCTTAAGAGATCATTTAAAATGGATCTGTGCTACAAAACTATTTTTACAGTTGTGTCGCACATTGATCTCAACGGAATGCCCACCTTAAAG CTGCCTATCTTAAATGAAACTCAGaagaatttttactttttttgcgTTAAAAAGGGAACGTTGTATATGACAGTTCAAATCCctttttcaggatttgtttcTGGACAGTATATGCCAGTTacgtgtaatttaaaaaatgatagtAAAGTCAAAATTGAATGCGTGAAAGCAGGACTGATCAAA ACAATTGTATATACAGCCACACATCCTTTAACAAAGACGAAAACAGAAACCTGGAAAGTGGCCCGCCGCGAAAGTGATGGAGTTGGTCGTGGAGAGGAAAAAACTGTTGATTTAACATTGCATGTACCAGTGTTACCTCCTTCTAGTTTTAAAACGTCATCCGTTATAAAAGTCAAATATGAATTAATA aTTACAGCTGTTGTATCTGGTATGCATTCTAATTTGAAATCTATTACCCCAATCATAATTGGAACAATTCCCATACATTCGAATTATCAAACATACATAGAACAACCAACATCATCATATGATCCCAGTGCACCACCCGCTTACAATGAAATGA TGCCTCCCTCTTATGAAGAAGCCGCAGTAGATAAGAGAATGAAGGAGAGTCACGAGGAGTGGGATCATAGCAACGAATTTTCACCGAGATATCCAGTTTATAATTTTGATGTGGAAAAGAAgaaagaaatataa
- the LOC143918148 gene encoding arrestin domain-containing protein 3-like, whose product MSLRNCSIAFENRPNGVFYCGETVTGTVNLLLESNKICNALMLKVSGEAKCRWSEKRGAGKKRRKVHFVGNQTYFKSYNNLMSEQHMQTGGSDLLAGNHKFNFTFLLPPDLPSSCEGNYGYVRYTAKATLKRPFKRNLYYIISFTVLSHVDLNVMPNVKLPMVIESMTNFYSLISKQGTLHMTVKLPYSGFVSGQCIPVICELKNNSKIKVESVKVVLIKTIIFTATSPYTKQRKQILKVSRCLSSGAERGEEKIVELPLSVPPLPPTSFTTSSVIEVKYDIKVTAVVSGIRGNLKSVTPIIIGTIPVQTNRQINTEQSTSSHNPSNSLPSYDDLLPPSYEEVLVEKRLEESYEEWDHSNEFSPKYPVYSFDANEKKGK is encoded by the exons ATGTCGTTAAGGAACTGTAGTATCGCATTTGAAAATCGTCCAAATGGTGTTTTTTATTGTGGTGAAACTGTGACAGGAACTGTTAACTTACTGTTAGAGagcaataaaatatgtaatg cTTTAATGTTAAAAGTGTCTGGGGAGGCCAAGTGTAGGTGGTCTGAGAAACGTGGTGCTGGGAAGAAACGAAGAAAAGTTCATTTCGTTGGAAATCAAACATACTTTAAATCATATAATAACTTGATGTCAGAGCAACATATGCAGA caGGTGGATCAGACCTCCTTGCAGGTAAtcacaaattcaattttacatTTCTTCTACCACCGGATTTACCATCGTCTTGTGAGGGTAACTACGGGTATGTGAGATACACGGCTAAAGCGACACTGAAGAGACCATTTAAAAGGAATCTCTACTACATTATATCATTCACTGTTTTATCACATGTCGATCTTAATGTAATGCCCAATGTAAAG CTGCCTATGGTAATTGAATCGATGACGAATTTTTActctttaatttcaaaacaaggAACATTGCACATGACTGTAAAACTCCCATATTCAGGATTTGTTTCCGGACAGTGTATACCAGTTATATGTGAATTAAAAAACAACAGTAAAATAAAGGTCGAAAGCGTAAAAGTGGTTTTAATCAAA acCATTATATTTACTGCCACGTCTCCATATACAAAGCAAaggaaacaaattttaaaagtttcacGTTGTCTTAGTAGCGGAGCTGAGCGTGGCGAGGAAAAAATTGTGGAATTACCATTGAGTGTACCACCACTACCGCCTACTAGTTTTACAACGTCATCTGTAATAGAagttaaatatgatataaag gtcACAGCTGTTGTATCAGGCATCCGTGGTAATTTGAAATCTGTAACCCCGATAATAATTGGAACAATTCCAGTGCAGACTAACCGTCAAATAAATACAGAACAATCAACCTCATCACACAATCCCAGCAATTCACTCCCATCTTATGatgatttat TGCCGCCTTCATATGAAGAAGTCTTAGTAGAAAAAAGACTGGAAGAAAGTTACGAAGAATGGGATCATAGCAACGAGTTTTCTCCAAAATATCCAGTTTATAGTTTTGATGCAAATGAGAAGAAAGGAAAATAA
- the LOC143918281 gene encoding arrestin domain-containing protein 3 yields MGLKECVITLDNNWNTYYPGQTVNGKADFTFDKPKKVRGISVKFKGVAEVKWTTTESIRGTDGKSKNMSIDNTGSEEYFSISYYLLGNKSGNDIEIPEGTHSYPFTCVLPPTLPSSFEGEFGFVRYTVKVTLDRPWKFDQETKMAFTVTSHLDLNSLPEYRNPIHMQMEKSFCCCWCKTGPLSVDVRLPVTGYCSGQTIPLDVNCENNSGVGVQDIIIQLIKFVTFRCTSPISGTKRVVVVISEHKLGSIDGHEAKNIQKILEIPPLPPSNLVNCGLIDLEYKIHVDCVVSGMHMNLEDVALITLGTVPLVGFQPPPPDGQTTNSLPDVPQSQQSSESPLLSSQPYPQSNQMNVASYPVQQSPASFPVQNAPYPPQGSPVGYPPQTMPYPPQGLPYPMPAAPALYPPAAPALYPPQTGIYPANTSPSAPMPENPYTAYPGMVQPVFKESQFSTQNIHDSTDNQHTMISGNQVFSPRYPTYGFVPK; encoded by the exons ATGGGCCTCAAGGAATGTGTGATCACACTTGACAATAATTGGAACACGTATTATCCCGGTCAAACCGTCAACGGGAAGGCCGACTTCACGTTTGATAAGCCGAAAAAAGTGCGAG gcATAAGTGTAAAATTTAAGGGGGTCGCCGAAGTCAAGTGGACAACAACAGAAAGCATAAGGGGAACTGATGGAAAGTCTAAAAACATGAGTATTGATAACACTGGGAGTGAGGAATATTTCAGCATTTCATATTACTTGCTCGGAAATAAATCTG GTAATGACATTGAAATTCCGGAAGGAACTCATTCATATCCATTTACTTGCGTTTTACCGCCAACTCTTCCCTCATCGTTTGAAGGAGAATTCGGATTTGTCCGATATACTGTAAAAGTTACCTTGGATCGACCATGGAAATTCGATCAAGAAACAAAAATGGCGTTTACAGTGACATCACATCTCGATTTGAACAGTTTGCCTGAATATCGg AATCCTATTCACATGCAAATGGAGAAATCTTTCTGTTGTTGTTGGTGCAAAACAGGGCCTCTATCTGTGGATGTACGTCTTCCAGTTACCGGTTATTGTTCTGGACAAACTATACCACTCGACGttaattgtgaaaataataGTGGAGTCGGTGTCCAGGATATTATAATCCAGTTAATAAAG TTCGTCACATTCAGATGTACCTCGCCGATTAGTGGTACAAAACGTGTTGTAGTAGTAATTTCTGAACACAAACTCGGCTCAATTGATGGACATGAAGctaaaaatatccagaaaattCTTGAAATTCCACCTTTGCCACCCTCAAATTTAGTGAACTGCGGCCTAATAGATCTAGAATATAAAATTCAT GTTGATTGTGTTGTATCTGGAATGCACATGAATCTGGAAGACGTTGCACTAATAACCTTAGGAACTGTTCCTTTGGTTGGCTTCCAACCGCCACCTCCTGATGGTCAAACAACGAATTCCTTGCCTGATGTTCCACAAAGCCAACAATCGTCAGAAAGTCCTCTGTTGTCCAGCCAACCTTACCCTCAATCCAATCAGATGAATGTAGCATCATACCCTGTTCAGCAATCACCAGCATCGTTTCCGGTGCAAAATGCTCCATATCCACCCCAAGGAAGTCCTGTTGGATACCCTCCCCAAACTATGCCTTATCCTCCGCAGGGTCTTCCATACCCCATGCCAGCTGCTCCAGCTTTGTATCCTCCAGCTGCTCCAGCTTTGTATCCTCCACAGACCGGTATTTATCCTGCGAACACTAGTCCTAGTGCTCCAATGCCTGAAAATCCATACACGGCTTATCCGGGAATGG TGCAACCAGTTTTCAAAGAAAGTCAATTTTCCACTCAAAATATTCATGATTCAACTGATAATCAACACACAATGATCAGCGGCAATCAAGTTTTCTCTCCCAGATACCCTACTTACGGATTTGtgccaaaataa
- the LOC143918149 gene encoding arrestin domain-containing protein 3-like isoform X1, producing the protein MSLKNCSITFNRPNSVFYSGETVTGIVNLTLENNKVCSAFMLKISGKAHCSWTESRGSGKHRRTVRYSGHQQYFTTLNNLMAEQHMQTGTSDLTAGDHKFNFAIILPSDLPSSCEGYYGYVRYTAKITLKRSFKMDLCYKTLFTVVSHIDLNGMPSLKLPILNETKKNFYFFCAKKGTLYMTIQMPFSGFVSGQYIPLTCNLKNDSKVKIECVKAGLIKTIEYTATSPLTKTKTETLKVARRVSDGVGRGEEKTVDLSLYVPALPPSSFMTSYVIEVKYELIITAVVSGMHSDLKSTIPVTIGTVPIRTNYQTTIEQSTSSYDPSAPPAYNELMPPSYEEVEVEKRMEESYEEWDHSNEFSPRYPVYNFSIEKEKEK; encoded by the exons ATGTCATTGAAAAATTGTAGTATTACATTTAATCGTCCAAATTCGGTGTTTTACAGTGGAGAAACTGTGACAGGGATTGTTAACTTAACATTAGAAAACAATAAAGTATGTAGCG CTTTCATGTTAAAAATATCAGGTAAGGCCCATTGTAGCTGGACTGAATCACGTGGATCTGGAAAACATCGTAGAACAGTTCGTTACTCCGGACATCAACAATATTTCACAACGTTAAATAACTTGATGGCAGAACAGCATATGCAga cagGCACATCGGATCTAACTGCAGGCGATCACAAATTCaattttgcaattattttaCCATCAGATTTACCGTCATCTTGTGAGGGCTATTATGGATATGTACGCTACACTGCCAAAATTACTCTTAAGAGATCATTCAAAATGGATCTGTGCTACAAAACTTTATTTACAGTTGTGTCGCACATTGATCTCAATGGAATGCCCAGCCTAAAG CTGCCTATCTTAAATGAAACTAAGaagaatttttactttttttgcgCTAAAAAGGGAACGTTGTATATGACAATACAAATGCCCTTTTCAGGATTTGTTTCCGGACAGTATATACCACTTACgtgcaatttaaaaaatgatagtAAAGTCAAAATTGAATGCGTGAAAGCAGGATTGATCAAA ACAATTGAATATACTGCCACATCTCCATTAACAAAAACGAAAACGGAAACTTTAAAGGTAGCTCGCCGCGTAAGTGATGGAGTTGGTCGTGGAGAGGAAAAAACTGTTGACTTATCATTGTATGTCCCAGCGTTACCTCCTTCTAGTTTCATGACGTCATATGTAATAGAAGTCAAATATGAATTAATA ATTACAGCTGTTGTCTCGGGTATGCACAGTGATTTGAAATCCACTATCCCTGTCACAATTGGAACAGTTCCCATACGCACGAATTATCAAACAACCATAGAACAATCAACATCGTCGTATGATCCCAGTGCACCTCCCGCTTACAATGAATTGA TGCCTCCCTCTTATGAAGAAGTAGAAGTTGAAAAGAGAATGGAAGAGAGTTACGAAGAGTGGGATCATAGCAACGAATTTTCTCCAAGATATCCAGTTTATAATTTTAGTATTGAAAAAGAGAAAGAGAAATGA
- the LOC143918150 gene encoding arrestin domain-containing protein 17-like produces MSSKVCDLSFHNYEKGVIHAGQTVTGNVIVTLEKSQKIQELILKIFGYAECRWTDGSNDDSTTYTAKETYFETQTNLIQKQTDTAKLTAGVHRLPFSFILPRSAPSSFRGNHGKVKYKAQIVLKRPFKFDSTSEFVLNVLAVVDLNTLPSVQLPVKNAFSKNFNFLLMNKGSLDVKFEIPVSGYVSGQILPIKYCLRNDSKVEIATVKIKLVKTIVYHSSFPSKRKNKEIIKVAKWVGPGVEKQANKTYETHLDIPELLPTSYTCSIIVFSYELKVSIVVTGMHTNFDFDIPIVIGTVPLNNTDETSRISATSQRFAPPSYIDQMKE; encoded by the exons ATGTCTTCGAAAGTGTGTGATCTAAGTTTTCATAATTACGAAAAAGGAGTAATTCATGCAGGTCAAACGGTGACGGGAAATGTAATTGTAACTTtggaaaaatcacaaaaaatacAAG agctcatattaaaaatatttggataTGCTGAATGCAGGTGGACGGATGGTTCTAATGACGATAGTACAACTTATACAGCCAAAGAAACATACTTTGAAACACAAACTAACTTAATACAAAAGCAAACAG ACACTGCAAAATTAACAGCCGGTGTTCACCGTCTCcctttttcattcattttgcCAAGGAGTGCACCTTCTTCATTCCGTGGTAATCATGGAAAAGTTAAATACAAAGCACAAATTGTGCTAAAACGTCCCTTCAAGTTTGATTCAACgagtgaatttgtattgaatgtCCTCGCCGTTGTAGATTTGAATACTCTTCCAAGTGTACAA TTACCcgttaaaaatgcttttagtaaaaattttaattttttgctgATGAACAAAGGCTCTTTGGacgttaaatttgaaattcctGTTTCGGGATATGTATCTGGACAAATACTACCTATAAAATATTGTCTACGGAATGATTCTAAAGTTGAAATAGCAacagtaaaaataaaactcgtTAAG acAATAGTATATCATTCAAGTTTTCCCTCTAAGCGGAAAAATAAGGAAATTATAAAAGTAGCGAAATGGGTTGGTCCTGGAGTAGAAAAACAGGCAAATAAAACATATGAAACACACTTAGATATACCCGAACTATTACCCACTAGTTACACATGCTCAATTATTGTTTTTTCTTATGAATTAAAG GTATCTATAGTTGTAACTGGAATGCACACTAACTTTGATTTTGATATACCAATTGTAATTGGTACAGTTCCATTAAACAATACTGATGAAACGTCACGTATTTCTGCTACTAGTCAAAGATTTG cACCCCCCTCATATATTGATCAGATGAAAGAGTGA